In a genomic window of Spirosoma agri:
- a CDS encoding glycoside hydrolase family 65 protein, whose protein sequence is MKNYISQDPWCIVEDGFHRDYNEISESVMSLGNGRLGQRGNFEEKFTGKTLQGNYVAGVYYPDKTRVGWWKNGYPDYFAKVLNAANWIGIDIDIEYETLDLNLCDVRDFRRVLNMQEGYLERSFVAILKSGKELQVNSKRFCSIVDDEAGVIRYAIKPLNFDAKITITPYIDGAIRNRDANYDETFWDEVRKETGYGEAFIELRTRKTGFHVATGMGVEIEQDGIKVDYQSQPIKYEKYVANRMTLDCRQGQETVIYKYAVNLSSLNYDPDMIMKEARQSLQRITRKGFDKMLFEQMQAWADKWKTNDIVIDGDVAAQQGIRFNIFQLNQTYTGEDERLNIGPKGFTGEKYGGSTYWDTEAYCLPFYLSTADQKVAKNLLVYRYKQLGKAIENAQKLGFRAGAALYPMVTMNGEECHNEWEITFEEIHRNGAIAYAIYDYVRHTGDEQYLVEYGLEVLIAISRFWSQRVNWSKAKQQYVMLGVTGPNEYENNVNNNWYTNYIAAWTLRYTIEAIEKAKALDAEKYAELIDRIHFREEKEMATARQIIEKIYLPKDDERGIFLQQEGFLDKDLMPVSDIAKGQRPINQHWSWDRILRSCFIKQADVLQGLYFFEDEFDTETLRRNFDFYEPMTVHESSLSPCVHSIQASKLGMREKAYEMYLRTARLDLDDYNNDTEDGCHITSMAGTWLAVVKGFGGMRVEKAEGADAQLLFNPYCPNHWQSLAFKIRFRGALLQITTTQSDVTVTNFSTKPVTVIIHGKAITVDGNAAQTVKITVE, encoded by the coding sequence ATGAAAAATTACATTTCCCAAGACCCCTGGTGCATTGTTGAAGATGGGTTTCACCGTGACTACAACGAGATTTCAGAAAGTGTGATGTCCCTTGGCAATGGCCGACTTGGCCAGCGGGGCAATTTCGAGGAAAAATTTACCGGAAAAACCCTACAGGGCAATTACGTGGCCGGTGTGTACTACCCCGATAAAACCCGCGTCGGCTGGTGGAAAAACGGGTATCCGGACTACTTCGCGAAAGTGCTGAACGCGGCCAACTGGATTGGGATCGACATCGATATCGAATACGAAACCCTTGACCTTAACCTCTGCGACGTTCGTGATTTCCGGCGGGTGCTGAACATGCAGGAAGGCTACCTGGAACGGTCGTTCGTGGCCATTCTGAAAAGTGGCAAAGAACTTCAGGTCAACAGCAAACGCTTTTGCTCCATCGTCGACGATGAGGCCGGGGTGATTCGCTACGCCATAAAGCCGCTCAACTTCGACGCCAAAATTACCATTACACCCTACATCGACGGGGCCATCCGCAACCGGGATGCTAACTACGACGAAACGTTCTGGGATGAAGTTCGTAAGGAAACGGGCTACGGGGAGGCTTTTATTGAACTGCGTACCCGTAAAACCGGCTTCCACGTAGCCACGGGCATGGGCGTCGAAATTGAACAGGACGGGATCAAGGTCGATTATCAGTCGCAGCCGATCAAATACGAAAAATACGTCGCCAACCGGATGACCCTCGACTGTCGCCAGGGTCAGGAAACGGTCATTTATAAATACGCCGTCAATCTGTCGTCGCTGAACTATGATCCGGACATGATCATGAAGGAAGCGCGCCAGAGTTTACAGCGAATTACCCGCAAAGGCTTCGACAAGATGCTGTTCGAGCAGATGCAGGCCTGGGCCGATAAGTGGAAAACGAATGACATCGTAATCGACGGTGACGTTGCTGCTCAGCAGGGAATCCGCTTCAATATTTTTCAGCTTAATCAGACCTATACCGGCGAAGACGAGCGGCTGAACATTGGCCCCAAAGGCTTTACCGGCGAAAAATACGGTGGGTCAACCTACTGGGACACCGAAGCGTACTGCCTGCCCTTCTATCTATCGACCGCCGATCAGAAAGTAGCGAAAAACCTGCTGGTCTACCGCTATAAGCAGCTGGGGAAAGCCATCGAAAATGCGCAGAAGCTGGGGTTCCGGGCCGGAGCCGCCCTCTACCCGATGGTGACCATGAACGGCGAAGAATGCCACAACGAATGGGAAATCACCTTCGAAGAGATCCACCGTAACGGGGCCATCGCTTATGCCATCTACGATTATGTTCGGCATACCGGCGATGAGCAGTACCTTGTCGAGTATGGGCTGGAAGTCCTGATCGCCATCAGTCGGTTCTGGAGCCAGCGCGTGAACTGGTCGAAGGCTAAACAGCAGTACGTTATGCTAGGCGTGACGGGGCCGAACGAGTACGAAAACAACGTCAATAACAACTGGTACACCAACTACATTGCAGCCTGGACACTTCGGTATACCATCGAAGCCATTGAAAAAGCCAAGGCGCTGGATGCCGAAAAATACGCGGAACTGATCGACCGGATTCACTTCCGCGAAGAAAAGGAAATGGCGACGGCCCGTCAGATCATTGAGAAAATCTACCTGCCCAAAGACGACGAACGGGGCATTTTTCTGCAACAGGAAGGTTTTCTGGACAAAGACCTAATGCCAGTCAGCGATATTGCCAAGGGACAGCGCCCCATCAATCAGCATTGGTCGTGGGACCGAATTCTGCGGTCGTGCTTCATCAAACAGGCCGATGTACTTCAGGGGCTATACTTCTTTGAGGATGAATTCGATACGGAAACGCTCCGGCGCAATTTCGACTTCTACGAACCGATGACGGTCCATGAATCGTCGCTGTCGCCCTGCGTGCACAGCATTCAGGCGTCGAAGTTAGGAATGCGGGAAAAAGCATATGAAATGTACCTCCGTACGGCCCGGCTCGACCTCGACGATTACAACAACGATACGGAAGACGGTTGCCACATCACCAGTATGGCCGGCACCTGGCTGGCTGTCGTAAAAGGATTTGGGGGTATGCGTGTGGAAAAGGCGGAAGGTGCAGATGCTCAACTCCTGTTCAATCCCTACTGTCCGAATCACTGGCAGTCGCTGGCGTTCAAGATCCGGTTCCGGGGTGCGTTGCTGCAAATCACGACCACGCAGTCGGACGTAACGGTGACCAATTTCTCGACGAAGCCCGTCACGGTTATCATCCACGGCAAAGCGATAACAGTTGACGGTAATGCAGCGCAAACGGTCAAGATAACTGTTGAATAA
- a CDS encoding class I SAM-dependent methyltransferase, producing MSEITDSSAGFDWVAPVYDRIASLVFGRKLQQAQVVFLDAIPANASVLLVGGGTGWLLEQLLIQRKPRRVLYLEASARMVALSSQRMIETETLGSVEFRVSSDITRPINEQFDVVITPFLLDLFPEVKLRDSLIPQLRNALDPTGIWLVTDFIRTDVWWQKALLWSMIQFFRLTAGIETKRLANWQARLIEAGLSCQNRQARVAGMVSTEVWTIQP from the coding sequence ATGAGCGAAATAACCGATTCTTCTGCCGGTTTCGACTGGGTAGCTCCCGTTTATGATCGGATCGCTTCCCTAGTGTTTGGTCGTAAGCTCCAGCAGGCGCAGGTCGTTTTTCTGGACGCCATTCCAGCCAATGCGTCGGTACTGTTGGTAGGTGGCGGAACGGGGTGGCTCCTTGAACAGCTGCTGATTCAACGCAAACCCAGACGCGTCCTATATCTCGAAGCATCGGCCCGAATGGTAGCGCTGTCCAGTCAGCGAATGATCGAAACGGAAACGCTGGGATCAGTCGAATTTCGGGTCAGCAGTGACATTACCCGTCCCATCAATGAACAGTTCGATGTTGTCATTACCCCTTTTTTGCTCGACCTGTTTCCTGAGGTAAAGTTGCGTGATTCTCTGATTCCTCAACTTCGAAATGCACTTGACCCCACCGGAATCTGGCTGGTAACTGATTTTATTCGCACCGACGTTTGGTGGCAAAAAGCGTTGTTATGGTCCATGATCCAATTTTTTCGGCTAACAGCGGGCATAGAAACAAAGCGTCTGGCTAACTGGCAGGCACGTTTAATTGAAGCTGGTTTGTCCTGCCAAAACCGTCAGGCACGGGTGGCCGGCATGGTGTCGACGGAAGTTTGGACCATTCAGCCGTAG
- a CDS encoding AMP-binding protein: MTIDTLRSETWPDPQTDYEAETLAFCRSWQRGQTEFILHTSGSTGTPKPITLTRAQMRASAQLTGQALGLQAGNKALVCLNSRYVAGVMMLVRGLELGMTLTVQEPSGNPLSDFDPDQAQFDFTAFVPLQLQTILDTTPQKLPILNRMKAILVGGAATSPALEEALQRITAPVFATYGMTETVSHIALRRLNGPAKSDFFTALAGVQLGVDDRGCLHITAAASNFERVQTNDVVEFADSTHFRIVGRADTIINSGGVKVQPEQIEHIIAGILGEYALNQRIMVAGLADQRLGQRLVLLVETPAHEVSTQLQTAVSVAQDAIRQRIGRYAVPKDIGIVPTFVETATGKLDRRATVAAYLSKSAP; the protein is encoded by the coding sequence ATGACGATAGATACGTTACGGTCAGAAACCTGGCCTGATCCCCAAACCGATTACGAGGCTGAAACACTGGCCTTCTGCCGGTCGTGGCAGCGTGGACAAACGGAGTTCATCCTTCACACGTCCGGTTCTACGGGTACGCCCAAGCCAATTACGCTCACGCGGGCACAGATGCGGGCCAGTGCGCAGTTGACAGGGCAGGCGCTTGGTTTACAGGCTGGTAATAAAGCGCTGGTGTGCCTGAACAGTCGCTATGTGGCTGGTGTGATGATGCTTGTGCGCGGGCTGGAGCTGGGTATGACACTGACTGTTCAGGAGCCGTCGGGCAATCCGTTGAGCGACTTTGACCCCGATCAGGCTCAGTTTGATTTTACCGCGTTTGTGCCATTACAACTACAGACAATACTAGACACCACACCGCAAAAACTGCCGATCCTGAACCGGATGAAGGCCATTCTGGTGGGTGGTGCAGCTACCAGTCCGGCGCTTGAGGAGGCTCTGCAACGGATTACGGCACCGGTCTTTGCCACCTACGGCATGACCGAAACCGTGTCGCACATTGCGTTACGGCGGCTGAACGGACCGGCGAAAAGTGATTTCTTTACTGCCCTCGCCGGTGTTCAACTGGGAGTCGATGATCGGGGCTGTCTGCACATCACCGCAGCGGCCAGCAATTTCGAGCGGGTTCAAACGAACGACGTTGTCGAATTTGCCGATAGCACGCACTTCCGGATCGTGGGTCGGGCCGATACGATCATTAATTCCGGTGGTGTGAAGGTTCAGCCGGAACAGATCGAGCACATTATTGCCGGTATTCTGGGTGAGTATGCGCTAAACCAGCGAATTATGGTTGCTGGTTTGGCCGATCAACGGCTTGGACAGCGACTTGTTCTATTGGTCGAAACGCCAGCCCATGAGGTATCTACGCAGCTTCAGACTGCCGTGTCGGTGGCTCAGGATGCGATTCGTCAGCGGATTGGCCGGTACGCTGTTCCGAAAGATATAGGCATTGTTCCTACCTTTGTCGAAACAGCCACCGGCAAACTTGATCGGCGGGCTACGGTAGCCGCGTATTTATCCAAATCGGCTCCCTGA
- a CDS encoding ubiquinol-cytochrome c reductase iron-sulfur subunit translates to MQNTVPTMDRHEFFRLAATSVGVMLLAPAHAGCAKSDAGDPATDAGQTLDFLVNLNANDNENLSTKGGYVIVNNVLVAQTNDGLFVAVSSKCTYQGGTALVFKPKENQFYCPLDLSRFDIKGRVVSGPATVGLKQYVVTDMANGTLRVQA, encoded by the coding sequence ATGCAAAACACAGTACCTACAATGGACCGGCATGAGTTTTTTCGATTAGCGGCTACCAGCGTCGGCGTCATGCTGCTGGCACCTGCTCATGCGGGATGCGCAAAAAGCGACGCGGGCGACCCGGCAACGGATGCGGGGCAAACGCTTGATTTTCTGGTTAATCTCAATGCAAATGACAACGAAAACCTGAGTACGAAAGGGGGCTACGTTATTGTCAATAACGTGCTGGTTGCCCAAACGAACGATGGGCTATTCGTCGCGGTGTCGTCAAAATGCACGTATCAGGGAGGAACCGCGCTGGTGTTCAAGCCTAAAGAAAATCAGTTCTATTGCCCGCTCGATCTGTCCCGGTTCGACATTAAAGGCAGGGTAGTGTCCGGACCAGCCACGGTAGGCCTAAAACAGTACGTCGTTACCGATATGGCCAATGGTACACTTCGGGTGCAAGCGTAG